A region from the Pelagovum pacificum genome encodes:
- a CDS encoding carbohydrate ABC transporter permease has product MRRKQTLRWTALLVISLLWILPVASLILFSFAPPAEVLSGGIIPSDWTFGNYEKVVTDAGRGVSIPQAMWNSTVIMLVQVIGVLLLDVPAAYAFARLRFWGRDLFFFATLLTLMMPGILEIISLYEMMSGMGLVDTRMGVILPGLARVIGIFILRQFFRQVPKELEEAARMDGATNFQVFLRIMVPLAAPAITTVAIITALYSWNNFLWPLVITNTPGSMTVPVAVSYLSADTSAVLNYTVILAAAFFTSLPMIILFLFGQRWIVQGMRPTSGIK; this is encoded by the coding sequence ATGCGCCGCAAACAGACCCTTCGCTGGACAGCGCTGCTCGTCATTTCCCTTCTGTGGATCCTGCCGGTCGCGTCGCTGATCCTGTTCTCCTTCGCGCCCCCGGCCGAAGTCCTGTCCGGCGGGATCATCCCGAGCGACTGGACGTTCGGCAACTACGAGAAGGTCGTGACCGATGCCGGGCGGGGCGTCTCGATCCCGCAGGCCATGTGGAACAGCACGGTGATCATGCTGGTGCAGGTCATCGGCGTGCTGCTGCTGGACGTGCCCGCCGCCTACGCCTTCGCACGGCTGCGGTTCTGGGGCCGTGACCTGTTCTTCTTCGCCACGCTGCTGACGCTGATGATGCCTGGCATTCTCGAGATCATCTCGCTCTACGAGATGATGTCCGGGATGGGCCTCGTCGACACGAGGATGGGTGTGATCCTGCCCGGCCTTGCCCGCGTTATCGGCATCTTCATCCTCCGACAGTTCTTCCGGCAGGTCCCGAAAGAGCTGGAGGAAGCCGCCCGCATGGACGGCGCTACCAATTTCCAGGTGTTCCTGCGCATCATGGTGCCGCTCGCGGCGCCCGCGATCACCACGGTCGCGATCATCACCGCGCTCTACAGCTGGAACAACTTCCTCTGGCCGCTGGTCATCACCAACACGCCGGGCTCCATGACGGTGCCGGTCGCGGTGTCCTACCTCAGCGCGGATACGAGCGCGGTGCTCAACTACACCGTCATCCTCGCCGCGGCCTTCTTCACATCGCTCCCCATGATCATCCTCTTCCTCTTCGGACAGCGGTGGATCGTGCAGGGCATGCGCCCGACCTCGGGCATCAAATGA
- a CDS encoding carbohydrate ABC transporter permease, whose product MKNNRLFPYLMVAPYLLTFGVFLGYPILRAVWISLFDWGIFGPNEFVGLANYIDLFTDDRFWASFFITGTFALMYVPMVMILSVVIAVLLHRALPGISIFRTVIFFPLVVNVAVAAIAFNWLFQPEVGTINAVLDALGLPGQEWLSRPGWALFTVSLVTLWINLGFMVIILLAGLENIPDDLYEAARLDGSNAFQDLIYITIPLLLPIMLIVMVLSIVHAFQVFGEVLIMTNGGPFGSTTVLTMLLYEEGFRDFALGRAAAIGVIITIIIAALSFIQFRVFRQR is encoded by the coding sequence ATGAAGAACAACCGGCTATTCCCGTACCTGATGGTCGCCCCCTACCTGCTGACCTTCGGCGTATTCCTCGGCTACCCGATCCTGCGCGCCGTCTGGATCAGCCTGTTCGACTGGGGCATCTTCGGCCCGAACGAGTTCGTCGGCCTCGCGAACTACATCGACCTGTTCACCGATGACCGCTTCTGGGCCTCGTTCTTCATCACCGGCACCTTCGCGCTGATGTACGTGCCGATGGTGATGATCCTCTCGGTCGTCATCGCGGTCCTGTTGCACCGCGCGCTGCCGGGCATCTCCATCTTCCGGACGGTGATCTTCTTTCCGCTGGTGGTGAACGTCGCCGTGGCCGCCATCGCCTTCAACTGGCTCTTCCAGCCGGAAGTCGGCACGATCAACGCCGTACTCGACGCGCTGGGTCTGCCGGGTCAGGAATGGCTGAGCCGACCGGGCTGGGCCCTGTTCACCGTCAGCCTCGTGACGCTTTGGATCAACCTCGGCTTCATGGTCATCATCCTGCTCGCCGGGCTAGAGAACATCCCCGACGACCTTTACGAGGCCGCGCGCCTCGACGGGTCGAACGCCTTCCAGGACCTGATCTACATCACGATCCCGCTGCTATTGCCGATCATGCTGATCGTCATGGTGCTGTCGATCGTCCACGCCTTCCAGGTCTTCGGCGAGGTGCTCATCATGACCAACGGCGGTCCCTTCGGCAGCACGACGGTCCTGACCATGCTGCTCTACGAGGAAGGTTTCCGCGACTTCGCGCTCGGCCGGGCCGCCGCGATCGGCGTCATCATAACGATCATCATCGCGGCCCTGTCCTTCATCCAGTTCCGCGTCTTCCGGCAGAGGTAA
- a CDS encoding extracellular solute-binding protein, whose protein sequence is MKNSILGISGASCIAALMAVATPASAQSIDFWTLFTGPDGEAISDMVAEFNESAGADADVEVNLLVIPWDDFNTKLSVSMASGQAPALTIVNSDRVPIYANQGALEAFTAEELETAGINKDDYIAASWDAGMFEGEQYGVPLGMFPRHIYYNKALFEQAGLDPESPPTTGEEVLAAAEAIEALGDDVHGMIFAKSGSGAFRDFYSRYWQYNPDLYNEDMTDVSDGFEEAATNVLNDIQAMIDADVSPENEVDDPGQLFAQNKVGIVFSQITDLNLYKAAAENQGVEYGVAPFPVYGNEPATFAMAHEFLIPRGASAEDRAAALTFIEWVGARGFEWAMTGKVPSQLAVFEEERFQAEEDLVTIADIRDTIHFPPSIVAQPDVDRVVREAMEAFYAGRADVDQTVQNLVRGIASEL, encoded by the coding sequence ATGAAAAATTCGATACTTGGCATCTCTGGTGCCAGTTGCATTGCCGCCCTCATGGCAGTCGCAACGCCAGCGTCGGCTCAGTCCATCGACTTCTGGACCTTGTTCACCGGACCCGACGGGGAGGCGATCAGCGACATGGTCGCCGAGTTCAACGAGTCCGCCGGCGCAGACGCCGACGTCGAGGTGAACCTGCTCGTCATTCCGTGGGACGACTTCAACACGAAGCTTTCCGTCTCCATGGCATCCGGCCAGGCGCCGGCGCTGACGATCGTGAACTCGGACCGCGTTCCGATCTACGCCAATCAAGGCGCGCTCGAAGCCTTCACGGCGGAAGAGCTCGAGACTGCCGGGATCAACAAGGACGACTACATCGCCGCGTCTTGGGACGCCGGCATGTTCGAGGGAGAGCAGTACGGCGTGCCGCTCGGCATGTTCCCGCGCCACATCTACTACAACAAGGCGCTGTTCGAGCAGGCCGGCCTCGATCCCGAAAGCCCGCCCACCACGGGTGAAGAAGTGCTCGCCGCCGCCGAGGCGATCGAGGCGCTGGGCGACGATGTCCACGGCATGATCTTCGCCAAGTCCGGCAGCGGTGCGTTCCGCGACTTCTACAGCCGCTACTGGCAGTACAATCCGGACCTTTACAACGAGGACATGACCGACGTCTCCGATGGGTTCGAGGAAGCGGCGACCAACGTCCTGAACGACATTCAGGCGATGATCGACGCGGATGTCTCGCCGGAAAACGAAGTGGACGATCCCGGCCAGCTGTTCGCGCAGAACAAGGTCGGTATCGTGTTCAGCCAGATCACGGACCTCAACCTCTACAAGGCCGCGGCCGAGAACCAGGGCGTCGAGTACGGCGTCGCGCCGTTCCCGGTCTACGGCAACGAGCCCGCGACCTTCGCGATGGCGCACGAGTTCCTGATCCCGCGCGGGGCGTCCGCAGAGGATCGTGCCGCCGCCCTTACCTTCATCGAATGGGTCGGCGCGCGTGGCTTCGAATGGGCGATGACCGGCAAGGTGCCGTCGCAGCTCGCCGTGTTCGAGGAGGAGCGGTTCCAGGCCGAGGAAGACCTCGTGACGATCGCCGATATCCGCGACACGATCCACTTCCCGCCGTCCATCGTGGCGCAGCCCGACGTCGACCGTGTCGTGCGCGAGGCGATGGAAGCGTTCTATGCCGGCCGTGCCGACGTGGATCAGACGGTGCAGAACCTCGTTCGCGGCATCGCCAGCGAACTCTAA
- a CDS encoding GntR family transcriptional regulator, which produces MNERVTEDGRTHRRPPRNRSVERPTPTWRHIYNQLRERIVTLDLQPGETLNEKEIAEEYGVSRTPVREATLRLADEGLIEVFPQSGTFIARIPYDELPEAMVIREALETKSVQLATDAATRSDIMVLRTIVERQREADLAQDQAAFHAADESFHAEIARIAGHEGLWKLVLSVKLQVDRYRRTTLFQPNRMKKVIEDHEAIIEGMTSGDPSQAVEALIRHLNNVLPDELPSKT; this is translated from the coding sequence ATGAACGAGCGCGTGACAGAGGACGGAAGAACCCACCGGCGACCGCCGAGGAACCGCTCGGTCGAACGGCCGACGCCGACATGGCGGCACATCTACAACCAGCTGCGCGAACGGATCGTCACGCTCGACCTGCAACCGGGGGAAACGCTGAATGAGAAGGAGATCGCGGAGGAGTACGGCGTCAGCCGGACACCCGTCCGGGAAGCGACGTTAAGGCTTGCGGATGAAGGGCTTATCGAGGTCTTTCCGCAGTCCGGCACCTTCATCGCCCGCATCCCCTATGACGAGCTGCCCGAGGCGATGGTGATTCGCGAAGCGCTCGAAACGAAGTCGGTGCAGCTCGCCACCGACGCCGCGACGCGCAGCGACATCATGGTCCTGCGCACCATCGTCGAACGCCAGCGCGAGGCCGACCTCGCGCAGGACCAGGCGGCTTTCCACGCAGCGGACGAGTCCTTCCACGCCGAGATCGCCCGGATTGCCGGTCACGAGGGTCTGTGGAAGCTGGTCCTGTCGGTCAAACTCCAGGTCGACCGCTACCGCAGAACGACCCTGTTCCAGCCCAACCGCATGAAGAAAGTCATCGAGGATCACGAGGCGATCATCGAGGGCATGACCTCCGGCGACCCGTCGCAGGCGGTCGAGGCCCTGATACGGCACCTCAACAACGTGTTGCCTGACGAGCTTCCGTCGAAGACCTGA
- a CDS encoding sugar transferase, translating into MQNRADPIPFILYEARPAGSVYRRVGKRCLDLVLVALSAPLSVPLILLLAAIVRLDGGPGFYRHRRVGRNGREFACCKIRTMVPNADAVLRRHLEDPALAEEWARSRKLRVDPRITRIGYWLRRSSLDELPQLFNVLRGDMSLVGPRPVVHEELARYGAARGAYLSVVPGLTGLWQVSGRNDLSYRDRIALDRLYAERLSFALDLRLIFRTVHAVVSGSGR; encoded by the coding sequence ATGCAGAACAGAGCCGACCCGATTCCCTTCATCCTTTATGAGGCGCGGCCCGCCGGCAGTGTCTATCGCCGGGTCGGAAAGCGGTGCCTCGACCTTGTCCTGGTCGCTCTGTCCGCGCCACTGTCGGTGCCGCTGATCCTGCTTCTGGCGGCGATCGTCCGGCTGGACGGCGGGCCGGGCTTCTACCGGCATCGCCGCGTCGGACGGAACGGCCGGGAGTTCGCCTGCTGCAAGATCAGGACGATGGTGCCAAATGCCGATGCGGTCCTGCGCCGTCACCTCGAGGACCCGGCGCTGGCCGAGGAATGGGCGCGATCGCGCAAGCTCAGGGTCGATCCGAGGATCACGCGCATCGGCTATTGGCTTCGACGGTCGAGCCTCGATGAACTGCCGCAACTGTTCAATGTCCTGCGTGGAGACATGAGCCTCGTTGGGCCGCGCCCCGTCGTCCACGAGGAACTTGCCCGCTACGGCGCGGCACGCGGCGCTTACCTGTCGGTCGTGCCGGGGCTGACCGGACTTTGGCAGGTTTCGGGTCGGAACGACCTCAGTTACCGGGACCGGATCGCGCTCGACCGGCTCTATGCCGAGCGGCTCTCGTTCGCGCTCGACCTTCGGCTGATCTTTCGAACAGTTCATGCCGTGGTCAGCGGCAGCGGCCGATAG
- a CDS encoding sugar kinase — protein MTSGRFVSIGEAMLELSEGASDGWALNVAGDTLNTAWYLRKRLGPEWEVDYVTRVGTDAFSDRIVSFLGQSGLGAGHVARDPDRGPGLYAISLTEGERSFTYWRSQSAARHLADDEEALDAAMSGATMLYLSAITLAILAPERREALLDRAAASGVPLAYDPNFRPRLWESPDAARDWTTLAARQSQIVLPSADDEAACFGDASPEATADRYEALGTAEVVVKTGGGPVLVRGTERAEVTDLPRVTPVDTTGAGDSFNAGYLAARLMGQSPIEAVRAGHDVASRVVQGRGALVPLDSPP, from the coding sequence ATGACATCGGGTCGATTCGTCAGCATCGGAGAAGCGATGCTCGAACTCTCGGAGGGCGCTTCGGACGGCTGGGCGCTCAACGTTGCGGGGGATACGCTGAACACGGCGTGGTACCTGCGCAAGCGGCTCGGCCCGGAGTGGGAGGTCGATTACGTCACCCGGGTCGGGACGGACGCATTTTCCGACAGGATCGTCTCGTTCCTCGGTCAGTCGGGACTCGGCGCCGGGCATGTCGCGCGCGATCCGGACCGGGGGCCGGGGCTCTACGCCATTTCGCTGACGGAAGGGGAGCGCAGCTTTACCTACTGGCGCAGCCAGTCCGCCGCCCGGCACCTGGCCGACGACGAAGAGGCGCTCGACGCCGCGATGTCGGGCGCGACCATGCTCTATCTCAGCGCGATCACGCTGGCGATCCTTGCGCCCGAGCGGCGCGAGGCGCTGCTCGACCGTGCTGCCGCGTCCGGCGTGCCGCTGGCCTACGACCCGAATTTCCGGCCCCGGCTTTGGGAGTCCCCCGACGCCGCACGGGACTGGACGACGCTTGCCGCGCGCCAGTCGCAGATCGTGCTGCCCTCCGCCGACGATGAGGCCGCCTGCTTCGGTGATGCCTCCCCCGAAGCGACGGCGGACCGGTACGAAGCGCTCGGCACGGCCGAGGTCGTGGTGAAGACCGGCGGCGGCCCGGTTCTGGTGCGCGGGACCGAACGGGCCGAAGTCACAGACCTGCCGAGGGTTACCCCCGTCGACACGACCGGCGCCGGGGACAGTTTCAACGCCGGCTATCTTGCCGCCCGCCTGATGGGCCAGTCGCCGATCGAAGCGGTGCGCGCCGGGCACGACGTCGCATCGCGCGTGGTGCAGGGACGCGGGGCGCTTGTCCCGCTGGACAGCCCGCCCTGA
- the uxaC gene encoding glucuronate isomerase codes for MTLLHPDRLFPAEPGTRAIARELYEAVKDAPIISPHGHCEPKWFAENAPFPDPARLFVVPDHYIFRMLVSQGVPMTDLGVPRVDGGETSQDARRIWRLFAEHYHLFRGTPTRMWVDHAFETVFGVTERLTADNADRIYDQIAERLTDDDYRPRALFDRFNIQLLATTDGALDDLTHHKTIRESGWGGNVVPTYRPDAVMDPEYEGFAENVEQLGRLTGEDTATWDGYLAAHRKRRAYFQEFGATATDHGHLTARTENLPPDQCGVLFEKCVSGRATADEADAFRAQMLTEMARMSVEDGMTLQIHAGSVRNHSADVMAKHGRDKGFDIPQRTDYVHALRPLLDAVGMEPNLTVIPFTLDETVYSRELAPLAGVYPALTLGPPWWFYDSFEGMMRFREQTGETAGIYNTAGFNDDTRAFCSIPARHDVARRADCHWLSTLVADHRIGKDEAHEMAAALTNGLVKKAYNL; via the coding sequence ATGACGCTGCTACATCCAGACCGCCTTTTCCCCGCAGAACCGGGGACCCGGGCCATTGCCCGAGAGCTGTACGAGGCGGTGAAGGACGCGCCGATCATCTCGCCCCACGGCCATTGTGAGCCGAAATGGTTCGCCGAGAACGCGCCCTTCCCGGATCCGGCGCGGCTGTTCGTGGTGCCCGACCATTACATCTTCCGGATGCTCGTCAGCCAGGGCGTGCCGATGACCGACCTCGGCGTGCCACGCGTCGACGGTGGCGAGACCAGTCAGGACGCGCGCCGGATCTGGCGCTTGTTCGCGGAGCACTACCACCTGTTCCGGGGCACCCCGACGCGGATGTGGGTCGACCACGCGTTCGAGACGGTCTTCGGCGTGACCGAACGGCTGACCGCCGACAATGCCGACCGGATTTACGACCAGATCGCCGAGCGGCTCACCGACGATGACTACCGGCCCCGCGCCCTGTTCGACCGGTTCAACATCCAGCTCCTCGCCACGACGGACGGCGCGCTCGACGACCTGACGCACCACAAAACGATCCGCGAGAGCGGCTGGGGCGGGAACGTCGTGCCGACCTACCGGCCCGACGCGGTGATGGACCCGGAGTACGAAGGTTTCGCGGAAAACGTCGAACAACTCGGCCGGCTGACCGGCGAGGACACGGCGACGTGGGACGGCTACCTCGCCGCGCATCGCAAGCGCCGCGCCTACTTCCAGGAGTTCGGCGCGACCGCGACGGACCACGGCCACCTGACCGCGCGGACAGAGAACCTGCCTCCCGACCAGTGCGGCGTGCTGTTCGAGAAGTGCGTATCGGGCCGGGCCACCGCCGACGAGGCCGACGCCTTCCGCGCGCAGATGCTGACGGAGATGGCGCGCATGTCGGTCGAGGACGGCATGACGCTGCAGATCCACGCCGGATCGGTGCGCAACCACTCCGCCGATGTCATGGCGAAACATGGCCGCGACAAGGGCTTCGACATCCCGCAACGGACCGACTACGTCCATGCGCTTCGCCCGCTGCTGGACGCGGTGGGGATGGAGCCGAACCTGACCGTGATCCCCTTCACGCTGGATGAAACGGTCTATTCCCGTGAGCTTGCCCCGCTGGCCGGGGTCTACCCTGCCCTGACGCTCGGACCGCCCTGGTGGTTCTACGACAGTTTCGAGGGCATGATGCGGTTCAGGGAGCAGACGGGCGAGACGGCTGGCATCTACAACACCGCCGGCTTCAACGACGACACGCGCGCCTTCTGCTCGATCCCCGCGCGACATGACGTGGCGCGTCGGGCAGACTGTCACTGGCTCTCGACGCTGGTGGCCGACCATCGCATCGGCAAGGACGAGGCGCACGAGATGGCCGCCGCCCTGACCAACGGACTCGTGAAGAAGGCATACAATCTATGA
- a CDS encoding mannitol dehydrogenase family protein, whose protein sequence is MTRLHRNGEPPAPGIVHLGLGAFFRAHGAVYIQEAMAKSGGNWGITGVSLKSPGTRDKLAPQGEVYHAVELAPDGVHPRLVTSIREVLVAKEDPQAVLDVMERARIVTLTITEKGYCHVPSTGRLDPKHPDIEADLVSSHPVSALGYIVRALEHRMHMGAEPFTVVSCDNIPDNGHLLRRLVLDLATLIDDKLARWIEAHGKFPCTMIDRIVPATTDEDVARVEEMTGYHDAAPVMHEPFRQWVVQDDFVNGDRPDLAAVGVEMVEDVAPYEHMKLRMLNGTHSSLAYLGYLSGCETIAETMQSKALAAFADHMWASEIAPVLTPPPGVSLADYAGALHLRYENPAIRHRTWQIAMDGSQKLPQRLLGTLKEGLDKGMPQKGVLLAVAAWMQYTSGKTLSGDAIDVKDPLAADLAAYWDTDDVVGAYLADSRVFPPELAARDGLKDALTEALSTLKDHGADAAAGLIAGVKA, encoded by the coding sequence ATGACCAGACTGCACCGCAACGGCGAACCGCCCGCCCCCGGCATCGTTCACCTTGGCCTCGGCGCCTTTTTCCGGGCGCACGGCGCGGTCTACATCCAGGAGGCGATGGCGAAGTCCGGCGGCAACTGGGGTATCACCGGTGTTTCGCTGAAAAGTCCCGGGACGCGTGACAAACTCGCACCGCAGGGTGAGGTGTACCATGCGGTCGAGCTTGCGCCGGACGGCGTGCATCCCCGGCTCGTCACCTCCATCCGCGAAGTGCTCGTCGCGAAGGAAGACCCGCAGGCCGTGCTCGACGTGATGGAACGGGCCCGGATCGTGACGCTGACGATCACGGAGAAGGGCTATTGCCATGTCCCCTCGACCGGACGGCTCGACCCGAAACACCCCGATATCGAGGCCGATCTCGTCTCGTCCCATCCGGTATCGGCGCTCGGCTACATCGTGCGGGCGCTGGAGCACCGGATGCACATGGGGGCGGAGCCCTTCACCGTCGTGTCCTGCGACAACATTCCGGACAACGGTCACCTGCTGCGGCGGCTCGTCCTCGACCTCGCGACGCTGATCGATGACAAGCTCGCCAGGTGGATCGAGGCACACGGCAAGTTCCCCTGCACCATGATCGACCGGATCGTGCCCGCGACCACGGACGAGGACGTGGCCCGCGTCGAGGAGATGACCGGCTACCACGACGCCGCGCCGGTGATGCACGAACCGTTCCGGCAGTGGGTCGTTCAGGATGATTTCGTCAACGGCGACCGGCCCGATCTTGCCGCCGTCGGTGTCGAGATGGTCGAGGACGTGGCGCCCTACGAGCACATGAAGCTCCGGATGCTGAACGGCACACACTCATCACTGGCCTACCTCGGCTACCTGTCGGGCTGCGAGACGATCGCCGAAACGATGCAGAGCAAGGCGCTCGCCGCGTTCGCCGACCATATGTGGGCAAGCGAGATCGCGCCGGTTCTGACCCCGCCGCCCGGCGTGTCGCTCGCCGACTACGCCGGAGCCCTGCACCTGCGGTATGAGAACCCGGCGATCCGGCACCGCACGTGGCAGATCGCGATGGACGGCAGTCAGAAACTGCCGCAACGCCTGCTCGGCACACTGAAGGAGGGTCTGGACAAGGGGATGCCGCAGAAGGGCGTGCTGCTCGCCGTTGCGGCCTGGATGCAATACACCTCCGGCAAGACCCTGTCGGGCGACGCGATCGACGTGAAGGATCCGCTCGCCGCCGACCTCGCCGCCTACTGGGACACGGACGATGTCGTGGGCGCCTACCTCGCCGACAGCCGGGTGTTCCCGCCTGAGCTCGCGGCGCGGGATGGCCTCAAGGATGCCTTGACCGAGGCTCTATCTACCCTGAAAGACCACGGTGCGGACGCGGCCGCCGGACTTATCGCAGGGGTGAAAGCCTAG
- the aroQ gene encoding type II 3-dehydroquinate dehydratase, with product MPTIHILNGPNLNLLGQRQPEVYGAETLADVEASCRKLGKELGVEIGFFQSNHEGEIVDQVHTARTEAQAIIINAGAYTHTSIAIADALRAFDGPFIEVHISNVHAREAFRHHSYLSEIATGVIVGCGTEGYLLALRHLVGKLG from the coding sequence ATGCCAACGATCCACATCCTCAACGGACCCAACCTCAACCTGCTCGGCCAACGCCAGCCGGAGGTCTACGGGGCAGAGACTCTCGCCGATGTCGAGGCGTCGTGCCGCAAGCTGGGCAAAGAGTTGGGCGTCGAGATCGGCTTCTTCCAGTCGAACCACGAGGGCGAGATCGTGGATCAGGTCCACACCGCGCGGACCGAGGCGCAGGCGATCATCATCAACGCTGGCGCCTACACCCACACCTCCATCGCGATCGCCGACGCCCTGCGGGCCTTCGACGGGCCCTTCATCGAAGTGCACATCTCGAACGTCCACGCGCGGGAGGCCTTTCGCCATCACTCCTACCTGTCGGAGATCGCCACCGGCGTGATCGTCGGTTGCGGGACGGAAGGCTACCTGCTGGCGCTGCGGCACCTGGTCGGCAAGCTGGGCTGA
- the ccoP gene encoding cytochrome-c oxidase, cbb3-type subunit III: MSDKVDIYENDPDTTGHEWDGIKEFDNPLPRWWLWIFYATIVWGIIYTILYPAWPLVNRATGGLLDYSTRNLVAEQIATVDERNADLVAALSEADLTTLAENGDLHGFAVNMGAAVFRSKCSQCHGSGAGGAVGFPNLNDDAWLWGGQITEIAETIANGVRNEDSPAARWSEMPAFGRDGLLDREQVSAVVQHVLAISGQEHDAELAEAGATVFADNCVACHSDDGTGDQTMGAPNLTDAIWLYGGSEAAITETVNNARFGVMPAWSEEFRSPGLTDAEINAAAAYVHQLGGGQ; the protein is encoded by the coding sequence ATGAGCGACAAGGTCGACATCTACGAGAACGATCCGGATACCACCGGCCACGAGTGGGACGGGATCAAGGAATTCGACAACCCGCTGCCGCGCTGGTGGCTGTGGATCTTCTACGCGACCATCGTATGGGGGATCATCTACACGATCCTCTATCCGGCCTGGCCGCTGGTGAACCGCGCCACGGGCGGCCTGCTGGACTATTCGACCCGCAACCTGGTGGCCGAACAGATCGCGACAGTGGACGAACGCAACGCCGACCTTGTTGCCGCGCTGTCCGAGGCCGACCTCACCACGCTCGCCGAGAACGGCGATCTACACGGTTTCGCGGTCAACATGGGTGCTGCCGTCTTCCGGTCGAAATGCTCGCAATGTCACGGCTCGGGAGCCGGCGGGGCCGTCGGTTTTCCGAACCTGAACGACGATGCCTGGCTCTGGGGCGGTCAGATCACCGAGATCGCCGAGACGATCGCCAACGGTGTCCGCAACGAGGATTCGCCCGCCGCCCGCTGGTCCGAGATGCCGGCCTTCGGGCGCGACGGCCTGCTCGACCGCGAGCAGGTGAGCGCCGTCGTCCAGCATGTGCTTGCCATCTCCGGGCAGGAGCATGACGCCGAACTGGCTGAAGCCGGGGCCACCGTCTTCGCCGACAATTGCGTGGCCTGTCACTCGGACGACGGAACCGGCGACCAGACGATGGGTGCGCCGAACCTGACGGACGCGATCTGGCTCTATGGCGGCAGCGAGGCGGCGATCACGGAGACGGTGAACAATGCGCGTTTCGGCGTCATGCCGGCCTGGTCGGAGGAATTCCGTTCGCCCGGCCTGACCGATGCGGAGATCAACGCGGCGGCGGCCTATGTCCACCAGCTTGGCGGGGGCCAATAG
- a CDS encoding cbb3-type cytochrome c oxidase subunit 3, whose translation MDTYSILRQIADSWVLLALFCFFVGAGLWVFRPGARPIHDDAAQLPFRNEDAPATDSKEVRE comes from the coding sequence ATGGATACATATTCGATCCTGAGGCAGATCGCCGACAGCTGGGTGCTGCTGGCCCTGTTCTGCTTCTTTGTCGGTGCCGGGTTGTGGGTGTTCCGCCCCGGTGCCCGACCGATCCACGACGATGCCGCGCAACTCCCGTTCCGCAACGAGGACGCGCCGGCCACGGACAGCAAGGAGGTCCGGGAATGA
- the ccoO gene encoding cytochrome-c oxidase, cbb3-type subunit II, protein MSILEKHRILEKNATLLLVCGLGVVTIGGIVEIAPLFYLENTIEEVEGMRPYSPLELQGREVYIREGCYVCHSQMIRPMRDEVERYGHYSLAAESMFDHPFQWGSKRTGPDLARVGGVYSDEWHVRHLTDPQSVVPESVMPKYGFLSDRLLHPDHIQDLMETHALVGVPYTEEMIESASADFTVQVDPMGDWDGLVERYPGAQVRNFDGRPGISEMDALIAYLQMLGTLVDFSTFTPDASR, encoded by the coding sequence ATGTCGATCCTCGAAAAACACAGGATACTCGAAAAGAACGCCACACTGCTGCTGGTCTGCGGCCTCGGCGTGGTCACCATCGGCGGCATCGTCGAGATCGCTCCGCTCTTCTACCTCGAGAACACGATCGAAGAGGTCGAGGGCATGCGCCCCTACTCGCCGCTCGAGCTGCAGGGGCGGGAGGTCTACATCCGTGAGGGCTGCTACGTCTGCCACAGCCAGATGATCCGCCCGATGCGCGACGAGGTGGAGCGCTACGGCCACTACTCGCTGGCGGCGGAGTCGATGTTCGACCACCCGTTCCAGTGGGGGTCGAAGCGGACGGGGCCGGACCTTGCACGCGTCGGTGGCGTCTATTCCGACGAGTGGCACGTCCGTCACCTGACCGATCCGCAGTCCGTGGTGCCGGAATCGGTGATGCCCAAGTACGGCTTCCTGTCGGATCGCCTGCTGCATCCCGATCACATCCAGGACTTGATGGAGACGCACGCTCTCGTCGGCGTCCCCTACACCGAGGAGATGATCGAGAGTGCTTCTGCCGACTTCACCGTTCAGGTCGACCCGATGGGCGACTGGGACGGGCTGGTCGAACGCTACCCCGGCGCGCAGGTCCGCAACTTCGACGGGCGACCGGGCATCTCCGAGATGGATGCCCTGATCGCCTACCTCCAGATGCTCGGGACGCTGGTCGATTTCTCGACCTTCACGCCCGACGCCAGCCGCTGA